GTATTGTCGTTTCCACCAAGACCACGACCACGATACGTTTGATTGCTATGACTTGAAGCAACAGATAGAAGCCCTCATTCGTCAAGGAAAGCTGTAGAAATTCGTAGGCAAGGAAGGAACGGAGCAAAACCCGGGTGCACCAGTCCGAAGAGAGAACGAGTGACCCAGGCCACCCATGGGAGATATAAGGATGATCATAGGGGGCAGCATTTCTAGTTCCTTTAAGAAGGCATGAAAGGCATACTTACAGATGGTTCAGAATATTCAACTAACAGGGTATGCCCCAAAGTTGGCACTAGTTAACAATCCCGTCATTGGGTTCACAGAGGAAGATGCCCGACGTCTCTACCACCCACACGATGATGAACTCGTAGTCAATATATGGGTAGGTGACTACAATACCTACAGGGTGCTGGTAGACAATGGAAGCTTCGCTGATATTTTGTACTATCCGGCCTTCCAACAAATGAGAATAGAGAAGGAACGATTGATCCCAACCAATGCCCCGCTCATAGGATTTGGAGGAACACAGGTGTACCCACTAGGTGCGGTCACCCTATTGGTGACAGTCGGAGATTACCTTTAGCAGATCACGAGGGACGTAACCTTACTGGTCGTCGATTGCTCATCTGCATACAATGCCATACTGGGACACCCTACTTTGAATTCATGGAAGGCTATAACATTAACCTACCACCTGATGATCAAGTTCCCCACTGAGTATGGGGTAGGAGAAGTGAGATGTGATCAGGTAGCAGCGCGTGAATGCTACGTTACAATGCTAGAAATGGATGACCACTAACAAACCATGTAGATAGAAGAATGACAAATGGCAGAGCTTGTGGAAGAACTGGAGGAAGTAACACTCGACAATTTCAAACCTGACCAGATGACTAGGGTGGGTACGTTGGTGAGTCAGTCAGTTTGTCACGAGCTCACGACGTTTCTAAAAGAGAATCaggatgtgttcgcctggagtcacgaggacatgccaggGATTGACTCTTCAATCATAGTTCACAGATTGAACGTGTCACCCTCATCCTCTCCCGTTAGACAGAAGAAGCGAGTGTTCGCTCAAGAGCGAACAAAGCGATAGCAGAAGAGGTTCGAAAGTTGTTAGAAGCAGATTTCATTCGAGAAGTATATTACCCAGACTGGTTGGTTAACATGGTTATGGTAAAAAAGGTCAATGGAAAGTGGAGGATatgcgtagacttcacggacctcaaTAGAGTTTGCTCCAAGGACAGTTACCCTCTTCCACGAATAGATACCTTGGTAGACTTGACTGCGAGACACCAGCtactgagcttcatggacgcaTTTTCTGGATACAACCAGATCAGAATGGATGAGGCTGATCAAGAAAAGACTTCCTTGTTACAAGCCAAGGACTCTtctgctacaaagtgatgcAATTTGGGCTCAAGAACGCCAGGGCGATGTAGCAAAGATTGATGAACAAGATGTTTACACGACAAATCGGGAGGAATATTGAAGTTTATGTAGACGATATGCTAGTGAAAAGCTTACGAGAAGATGAACACTTGAATGACCTCCAAAAGGCCATCGACACTCTTCGGGCGTACAACATGAAGTTGAATCCAAGCAAATGTGTATTCGTGGTTACAGTGGGgaaattcttgggattcatggtatcCCAAAGGGGAATCGAAGTCAACCTAGAGAGTACAAGCTATAATGGATTTAGCCCCATCGAAGACAGTTAAGAAGGTGTAGAGCCTGAACGGCAAGATAGCAGCATTGAACAGGTTCGTCTTAAGGGCGACAAATAAATGCCTACCTTTCTCCCACGTGTTGAAGAGATCGTTTGAATGGACAGATGAATGCTAGCAAGCGTTCGAGAATCTTAAGTTGTATCTCTGGGCTCCTCCCTTACTCAGTCCATCCAAACCGGGGGAAGAACTCTACCTGTACTTAGCCGTCTCACAAGCCGCGGTTAGCACCGCtttgataaaaaaagaagatgggCTACAGAAACCGGTTTACTTTACAAGCCGAGGCTTTCGAGGCAGAAGAAAGATATCCTCCGATGGAGAAGCTAGCGTTCGCGGCACGGAAACTCAAGCCATATTTCCAAGCCCATACTATTGTTGTCTTGACAGATAAGCCTTTGAGAATAGCCATGAGTAGTCCCAAAGCTGCAGGACGGATGGCATTATGGGTAGTTGAGCTGAGCAAATTCAATATACGATACCGTCCGTGTACTGCTATAAAGGGGCAGGTGGTAGCTGACTTCATCGCCGAATTCACACTCATGGAAGGCAAGAGGGTAGAAATAGTTCCATAATGGAGTGTCCATATAGACGGATCATCAAATAGGCAAGCCGGAGGCGCCAGTCTGTACTCCGCACCCTAGAAGGAGATAAGATCGAGTGCATGATCCGCCTGGACTTTCCTACGACtaacaatgaagcagaatacgaGGCTTTAGTAGCAGGATTGGACCTTGCAAGAGCGACAGAAGCTGAGAACATGGTCGTATACTGCGACTCCCAGGTCGTCACTAGTCAGATTAATGGTGATTATGAATGAAAGAACGGaagaatgaagaagtaccttgagGAAGTGAAGAGTCGAATCGACAGTCTCCAAATCAAATTCGTCCAAATCCTGAGGGAAAAGAATGAATATGCTGACCGCCTAGCAAAGGCCGCCTCAGTAGAATACATAATCGTCCCTGATTAGGTACTATCCTTCGTTCAAAATTCTCCACTCATAGATGAAGTAACTAGTGTGCAGGAGATTGGTAGCGAAAACAACTGGACCACGCCATTAGTTTCCTACCTAAGGGACGTCATGCTACTGAACGGGAAGGACGCCGCTAGAAAATTGAAGGTCTGAGCATCGCGTTTTGTTCTGATAAAAGAAGtcctatacaaaagaggtttctcccaTCCGTACCTAAGGTGTTTGGGACCTGAGGAGGCAGACTACGTTATGAGAGAAGTCCACGAGGGGATCTACGGGAATCACTCTGGTGCACGATCGCTGGTGAACAAGTTGATTCGCGCGGGATACTACTGGCCTACTATTCAGCAGGATGCGCAGACTTATGTCAAAGCCTGCGGCAAGTGCCAGAGATTCGGTAACATCATCAAACAGCCTCCGGAAGAACTCATGCCTATGTTAGCCCCGTGGCCGTTCGCTCAATGGGGATTAGACATCATGAGTCCCTTCCCAATTGCGGTCAGGCAGCTAAAGTTCCTAGTAGTTGGCATtaactacttcactaaatgggtggaagtaGAAGCCCTAGCCACAATCACAGAGAAGAACATCTGAATTTTTGTCTGAAGGAACATCATTTGTAGGTATGGGATACCCAGGGTGCTTGTCTTTGACAACGGAAAGCAGTTCGACAACAACACATTCCGGGATTTCTGCTTGGAGCTGGGGATTAAGAACCACTACTCGTCACTTGCTCATCTGCAAGCCAATGGACAGGTTGAAGTtacaaaccgatccttgctcaaaatcatcaagacttggcttgagggggcaaagggcaTATGGCTGGAGGAACTACCTAGTGTTTTGTGGGCATACCAGACAACAGTAAGGACACTTATAGGGGAGACGCCATTTCGACTAGCATACGGGAGCGATGCAGTCATCCCGGCAGAAgtagggctcacaagctacCGGGTGGACAACTACGACGAAAGTAAGAATGATGAAGCCCTTCGCTTACAACTAGACCTGGTGGATAAAGTGCGGGTAACAGCAGAGCAAAGGTTGGCACGATACTAGAACCTTATGGCAAAGAACTACAATTTCAAAGTCAGGCACAGAgacttccaggttggagaccTAGTCTTGAGGAAGGTAATGGGGGCGGCCAAGGATCCTGCCCAAGGaaagctcggccccaactgggaggGACTCTACAGAGTTACATCATGGCAAAGGAAAAGAACCTACCATTTGGAGACATTAGATGGACGACAACTGCAACATCCATGGAACGCTGAGCATTTACGAAAGTACTACCAGTAAAGATTACGACATGGAAAGCAACACCCGATGGACCTTCATTTTATTCAAGTTTTGCAACATTCTTTGGTTTCCTAGTTTTAGCTACATAGACAGTTTATTTTCGCTTTTAAGCATTgtttttaagattattttttcttttgagaactACCTTTGGTTTAATAATAAGAGAAATATTCAGATATGACTAATGTGTCttctacaaaaattttattaagtccATTAAATGGATGGTTCGTCTAATAAGGATGGAAATTTAACTGAGTCCATAGAGTGGACGGATCGTCCAAGAAGGATGGAAACTTACGAAGTCCACAGACTGGATGGTCCATCCAAGAAGGACAAAAACATTATCAAAGTCCACAATGTGGACGGTTTATCTAATAAGGATGGAAGCTTACAATCCACAGAGTGGACGGTCCATACAAGAAGGATGAATACATTATCaaaatccacaaagtggacggtcCATCCAAGAAGGACAGACACATTATCAAAGTCCACAATGTGGACGGTTTATCCAATAAGGATGGAAACTCACTAAGTCCATAGAATGGACAGACCATCCAAGGAGGGCGGGAACCTTACCAaggtccacaaagtggacggccCATCcaaagaggatggaaacttaTGAAATCCAGAAAGTGGACGTTCCATCCAAAAAAGGATGGAAACCCTGTTAAGTCCGTGAAATGATTGGGCCACCTTATAAGGATAAAAACTCCATAAAGCCTATAAAGTGGACGGCTTCATTAAGACGGATGTGTCATTTTATGAAATGAGAATGGACGGGTCTGTCTAAAAGTAAACCGAGTCATTAACATTATGAACAGCCTTAAAAGCCTAAAGCAGATGGGTTCAAAGCCGTCATCCACAAAATGAGTTCAAAGGCCTAAATAAACATAGATGGATCAAACAGGATGGACTCATTGCAAAAAGTTACGAAACAAGCTTGCAAGCAAAATAATAAgcaagtaaaaataaataaaagcccTTAAAGGGAAATGTATACATATGACGGATAGAATAGTTAACATTGTTCTACAAGGatgtttacaaaaaataaaaagctactGCTGAACGAGGGAATTCTGCTCATTCTCCTCTTGCACAATAGGGTGACGGGCAGTGTCCTCAACTTGAGCTTTCTCTCCACTGCCAGGAGCAACATCAGCAAATAACTTGTCCGTACTCTCAGATAGGACAGGTTGAACGGAGGTAGGGGCTGGAGCATCAATGTTAACACTCGATAAGTCTAGGTCCGGATAAGAAGCCTTAACCTGACGAAGATAATCATTAAAGCCTTTAGCAAAAGAACCTCCCAGCTTTGCCAGAACGACATCAAAATCACGATACTCACGTATCGCTTCCTCTTTTGCCTGTGGAGCCGGTCATTGGCATCTTTAATTTCCTTATCCTTATCTACCAGGGCTTTCTTTAACAGCTCCGTCTACTTTTCAAGCTCACCTCTAACTTCCTCTGACaaagaaagtttttttctcCTGGACCACCTTCCAAGACTTCAATTCGTTAAGCTCTTCCTCCGTCAGAGTTGCCTTTGCTCATAGACGGTCTAAAGTTGTCTCATGGTTAAGGCAATGGCCTATCAACCCTTTCAACATTAACATGGCCTAAAAATGGAGGAAGTTAGTGGCTAGATATGTTGACGGGAAGAAATGCAGACGGTTGCGAAGTTACCTAAGCGATGTAGAAAAGACCTGTCTCCCCCATGGCCTCGGTTGCGTGGTTGCTTAAGTCTTCATAATCATCAACCGTTTGATGGACGAAAGCTGCTCTAACGCATACTTTGAGTCCTCACTGAGAAGGACGGGTGGTTTTTGAGCCGAAGGAATAGAACCCGTCATAAGCCTTTTTCTCTTGCTGTGAACGGGTTTTGAAACCGTCTTCTTCCCCTTAGCTTTTAACCCTAAGACGGGTTCAGGAACAACTTTGGGCTTCTTCAGGGGCTGACCGTCAgtcttttctattttccttttgGAAGATGGGTTGGCTGAACCTGATCCTTTCTCGGTCTACCCCCCCTATTGTTTTTGCATAGCAGCTTGTTGCTTGATATAAGCCCTTCTCTTAGCGGCATCCATTtctacaaaaaataaaggacGAACGTTGAAGATTAAATAAGCATAACAAAAAAGCTGAAGGTGACGAACTTACGTGCTCGGACTTGGGCCTCGTTTCGAAGGGTGGCTTTGGCCGGCTCTGGtccgtcacaataccaatgcAACGTGTTTAGATTGACCAATTTGGCCCACATCCTCTCCTCAAACTTGGTTTTGTTAAAAATGTTCTCCAAGAAGCTGAATTGCTCAAGTGTGACTGGAGGACGATCCCGAGCTACGTAGAAAGACAGATGGTTATGCATTGaagaacaattaaaatataaacaaatgtTTTCTGACTGATGCATACCCGACGGTGGCATTATGCCCCATGTTTTGTCAACGAGCATGAATTCAGTGTCACTAGGGTGACACATCCACTTGTCaccctaaaaaaagaaataacgaCTCTTCCAATCTTTGTTGGGATCAGGATTCTCACAAATAAGCCTTAATAACGAACCCCTGGGCGCAAAGTTGTACATGCCCTTGGACTGGGTAATCTCGGTAGGACGGTAACAGTGGAAAAATTCTTCCACCGTCAACCTCCGTGCCCTGTCAGACATAGCGCAAAGTTGTAACACTTCTCAGTTTTGTAGGGTAGACGCATAGGTATGTTGTCGGGTATTTTGAACTTatccctaagtgttttaaagtgtgtttctttgattttggaATTAAAGTCGTTGACCGTCCATAAGGGTAGAAGGATGAACTCTCTAAGCCCATTAGGTCTTATGACGGATTGGATCGGAGGATCAACATCCATCAGACCGTCACTAGAGTCAACATTTGATTTCTCCATCTCTGAATCCTCATCCATTGAAGAGGAAGTAGACAAACTCCTCTCACTGGGACTGTCATGGTCTTTGTGATCTGACGGGTACACTTCATCGTAGCCTGCTCCATCGCGGACAAACGACTGGTTACGTGACGCACTAGAGATGACCTACACGTAACGATAAAGCCTAAGACTGATAATACTATAAAGGTTTACAGACATGTAAGTGTCTCAGAAAAGTGTAAATGCATAAAAACTTGAAGTAAAAGGGATAAGATGCTTACCAAGACGGATTCAATTGATGACAAGTAATTTTGACGAATGCAATGGTTGAACGGTACAGGCTTCTGACAAGAATGACGGGTGCGTTCTGATCTTGATTTTCAGAAGAAAGTAAAGTAATGAACAGAAGAAATCTTAGTTTATATAGGGAGAACAGCATGGAAGACGAAGAGGCGTTTCGATTCCCGTGATCAACCATTCAGCAAGCACCACGCGTCCATCATTAATTACCCTAGGCCAGCTTGTCCAGACTAGGGGGCATTCgtaaaaagttcaaaattaaACCGTCACCCCGCGTGTCCAACCGCTTAAAGAGTACGGACTCATGGGGTGAGGGGGAAACTAAAGAGGAAGAATAGTGAAGATGACGGATTAAAGTTATGGATGACAGGTCCATTTGTATGGGCCTGATAGATCAAGGTAAGTGGACGGACCAATGGGCCACGTGGCGCTAATTTGGTCATTATGTGGTCTTCAAGGAATCTTAAATGGAAACGACTTGCGTCTCACGATTGACCCTAGCTTGCAGAATCCCATCATGAGTAGAATTCTAACACAAAGAGGATTCTGGAAGATACGCCCATTAATGAGGATTTTCCCTATTTGGAAAAGACTTGTTGCGCAAACGTAGGAGTCTaattctacactactataaaaacccaaagacctTCACAAAACAGGTATACATAATTTACCCcactctagcactctagagttgtgagaatagttttAACTTGACCTTCGAACAATATTTTTCCGACAATatttgttctttaatgatttaaattgttcttgcttcatatcaattgactaagatgagattctaAATATGTgttcaatcatatttttctcatgatttatgatttatcttaattaattgaatgcttggtttattatttgttgattataaaattggatatctcttgtgatttgtttgtcaacggatacaattgatgatttgattttatacttaagaagtgaagaagaacatgctttagaTATTTCAATAgaagttttaatgataatattttccatggtatcaagattgatttctagattatcatgtagtggttgggaaaaattaatgattataaatatatgctgatatgaattaacaaggcggattccaaaatcttaattcctttctctagaTTATTTACATCTCTTTACTactttatattatatctttgcttagtttaattatttgcttagtatatttaattgcaaacaaccaatttttattaaattagtttaggattaatttggttaagatttgattaattttcttatGTTTATTCAAGTCCCTGTGGGTTTGACCTTGTTATTGTCAAACTATACTGCGGTATGGTTCGTACACTTACGAGtactttaaattttgttgttgtttggatatttttgttgttatttagactaattattaatatttttattggtgttttattttttaatttttgtttaaaaggttaaaggattatgtttgggggGCCATGTTGATACTGTAACTTGTCCGCCCTTGATTTGCGTGCTAGACCCCGGAAAATccaaaaatgttattttctctCTATGGGGGCCACGAGAACATCCTAAATGACGCAGCGCAACCCATTCGGACACCGGAGCACCCAAAGTGCCTTTTTCggctaaaatgaccaaaatgcccttggCCAACCTAGGGTTGAACGAAGGTCAAACGAGGTTAAAACCATCACAAAATAACacttttcatagttttaaaccAAACCCAAGCTTCTCGGAGATTTTTGGCAACTTTGGCCATGTTTGACCCGAAGTTGACCTTGAATGgccccaaaaaccctaattttgatccggCCGTCAAAGCAGGTTGGAACCAACAGTATTAcgaagattatcaaattctcattccaacgactattcatgggtcaaaattgGAGTCAGAACGGCTGAGTTATCACGAAAATCAGGATAACGCACCGATTGATGCACCGCTAAATTCTAGGagtcataacttttgatccgactGTTGGATTTTCAAGTCCCATACCTTTTTAGAAATTGGAAGTTAAGATCTTTATAGGGGTGTCAAGATCAAACCCATCCAAGGAACTTCATAGGTGGTGGCCCTTGAAGGGCCGTCACCTCGTAAAGCGTGCTGGGCTATAAAAAGGCCACGAGCACCTCcagaccaaaaaagaaaagggactTCTTGGCTGCCTGCTCTCTGCCTTTACATCTTATACACATTTCTCCTctctttcaaacaaaaaaaacacacaaaaaacacattaaaaacCTCTTGATTCTTTTCTTCACTAAAAAGGCAAGGTATTGTCCTTATACtcaatcttcttttctttggtaCTATACCTtgggatttggggtttaggggtgtggatgtatatttttagctactatccacacccctaactttctaaatctttttctagTATTTACCTTGctctttttgcttgaataacatgatttatatCTTCCTTTAGCgtgtttcttgctttatttgtgCTTCTAGCTTAAATCTCCTTCCTTTTTATGCCTTATGCCATGTTTCTTGCTTAGATATACATCCTTACATTCtaatatgtttagatctacatgctttatgctttatgctatgttttcctatgctttgttcctttttttttttctaggttgaTATTAGGgttacatgctcacatgcttgtatgatgTTGTTGGCTATGCCTTACTTGGATCTATGtatttatgtgtttatttccATGCTATATGGTTAGATCCTTGTcttcacatgcttatatgcttggatCCATGTTCTTCTATGTTTATGTGCTAGGCTTCTACATGTTTACATGCATGTATCTATGCCTATACGtctagatctatgttttcacacGCCTatgtgcttggatctatgttcTCTATATGCTTTATGCTATCTTTCATGTGCTTGTGCGctccatgccatgtttgtgtgcctagacctaggttatgtttgtcatgccatgtgctattgtagcccttttgtcactattgtctttctttcttgtgttttgacCTAATGGTTTGGACTcgatctagaccctatggtcttttTCATCATCCATATACCAAGGCCCACagcaaagggtttggatcattcctattttgcatgtctatgctgttagaattatgtgcccttaaaaacaatactatgcatttttatttgatgataaaattttattttcacattcataacttttataggtatatttcattgtttaaatgtggCATGAGATGTCATCTCTGTaggaaaaatcatgttaatggttaaGGAACCAAAGATAGgaagtaatgatttttcatacattattaaattgttctagactgtggatattaattgaatattaccactgaagcctacacttgttgtgctgctatatgataggatgatttactccatcattgaagtagtgactttaagcaaacaagtgagtgtaatgtaacaagtacatCCACTAAATTGGATCCGATCAAGGACACCTTATGGAGTGATCATTGTTAATTAAAAGGTTGttctatcacaatttttctattgtcctcaaacatgaggggtttgtgtatatttattta
The Quercus lobata isolate SW786 chromosome 10, ValleyOak3.0 Primary Assembly, whole genome shotgun sequence DNA segment above includes these coding regions:
- the LOC115965135 gene encoding uncharacterized protein LOC115965135, with the protein product MVQNIQLTGYAPKLALVNNPVIGFTEEDARRLYHPHDDELVVNIWVGDYNTYRVLVDNGSFADILYYPAFQQMRIEKERLIPTNAPLIGFGGTQVYPLGAVTLLVTVGDYL